One segment of Pseudanabaena sp. FACHB-2040 DNA contains the following:
- the rfbD gene encoding dTDP-4-dehydrorhamnose reductase, whose amino-acid sequence MRIVLLGSQGQVGQELQRTLARQGELVCLSRQELDLTHLDHLVETVSSLQPQVVVNAAAYTAVDKAETEPELAHCINGTVPGLLAEAAKQCGAAMIHLSTDYVFNGTKNTPYEETDTTAPLGIYGHSKRTGEVAVLQATDRAIVLRTAWVYGAAPSAKNFVKTMLRVGPERGLVRVVVDQVGAPTWAYDIAATVSDLLAPVQSGQGGLYHFASSGVASWFDFAIAIFEEAQTLGLIETLPEVVPIPTSEYPLPAQRPAYSVLSSQKISQLLGRRPPYWRASLRKMLAELAAPP is encoded by the coding sequence ATGAGAATTGTGCTGCTGGGCAGTCAGGGGCAGGTGGGGCAAGAGCTACAGCGAACGCTGGCCCGCCAGGGTGAATTGGTTTGCCTGTCTCGCCAAGAGCTAGATTTGACGCACTTAGATCATCTGGTTGAGACGGTGAGCAGCCTGCAGCCACAGGTAGTGGTCAATGCAGCAGCCTACACCGCTGTTGACAAAGCCGAAACCGAGCCGGAGCTAGCCCATTGCATTAATGGAACAGTCCCCGGTCTGCTGGCTGAGGCCGCAAAACAGTGCGGGGCTGCAATGATTCACCTCTCCACCGACTACGTGTTTAACGGAACCAAAAACACGCCTTACGAGGAAACCGACACAACGGCTCCCCTCGGCATCTACGGTCACTCTAAGCGAACCGGGGAAGTGGCTGTTTTGCAGGCCACTGACCGAGCGATTGTGCTGCGAACAGCTTGGGTTTATGGGGCGGCTCCCTCAGCTAAAAATTTCGTTAAGACCATGCTGCGGGTAGGGCCTGAGCGGGGCCTGGTAAGGGTAGTGGTAGATCAGGTGGGCGCACCGACCTGGGCCTACGATATTGCGGCTACGGTGAGTGATTTGCTGGCTCCGGTGCAGTCTGGTCAGGGCGGGCTCTACCACTTTGCTAGCAGCGGGGTGGCGAGCTGGTTTGACTTTGCGATCGCAATCTTTGAAGAGGCTCAAACGCTGGGGCTGATCGAAACCCTGCCCGAGGTTGTGCCCATTCCAACCTCGGAGTACCCTCTACCGGCCCAGCGACCTGCCTACTCGGTGCTCTCCTCACAAAAGATCTCGCAGCTACTTGGGCGCAGACCCCCCTACTGGCGAGCGAGCCTGCGGAAAATGCTGGCTGAGCTGGCCGCACCGCCTTAA
- the rfbC gene encoding dTDP-4-dehydrorhamnose 3,5-epimerase — translation MKVTPTEIPEVLILEPQVFGDHRGFFMESFSLRVFRDKTGLNIDFVQDNHSASGAHILRGLHYQIQQPQGKLLRAVVGEVFDVAVDLRQSSPTFGQWVGVLLSAENKRQLWIPPGFAHGFLVTSERAEVLYKTTAYYAPEFDRTLLWNDPDVGIVWPLGEAEPILSAKDEAGVCLKDAEVYA, via the coding sequence ATGAAAGTTACACCGACAGAGATTCCTGAAGTGCTGATTTTGGAGCCGCAGGTGTTTGGCGATCATCGCGGCTTTTTTATGGAGAGTTTTAGCCTGCGGGTTTTTCGCGACAAAACCGGCCTGAATATAGACTTTGTACAGGACAATCACTCCGCTTCAGGGGCCCACATCCTCAGAGGGCTGCACTATCAGATTCAGCAACCTCAGGGCAAGCTGCTGCGGGCGGTGGTGGGCGAAGTGTTTGATGTGGCCGTTGATTTGAGGCAGTCTTCCCCTACCTTTGGGCAGTGGGTCGGTGTCTTGCTCAGCGCTGAAAACAAGCGCCAGCTCTGGATTCCCCCCGGATTTGCCCACGGTTTTTTGGTGACTTCTGAGCGGGCCGAAGTTTTGTATAAAACTACGGCTTACTATGCTCCCGAATTTGATCGCACGCTGCTCTGGAACGATCCAGACGTGGGGATAGTCTGGCCTCTTGGCGAGGCAGAGCCTATTCTGTCTGCTAAGGATGAGGCAGGCGTTTGCCTGAAGGATGCAGAGGTGTACGCCTGA
- a CDS encoding phenylacetate--CoA ligase family protein, protein MSKALISYVLYPLVERQQKRNILPKLAQLRAFSALSREARSQAIQQRLAEMVAAAAATVPYYRDLFQAIGFDPERLAKDSAYFQDIPYLTKDIIREQGERLLSESCDRTGLHVRKTGGSTGPSTLIYYDDEALDWTAAANLFVLEWTGKKRYTKEAHFSSEFPEEIPWRDRLRESIKCITLNRVNIRTADFDDASLENILRQLQRTRPYSVQGHPSTLYTLALYAKRHFATPQSLFKVFESTGEVLDGKQRDAIADVFKCQIFDRYGNAEFGVVAHSEFPQSSHLKVLDFMVWSEAVAADTQNEIVFTGLRNAAMPLLRYKTGDLGDLVRVDGEFYITNIAGRIHDMVRLGNRQYPTHYLQDLLDRLGGIDEFQLEQVGPERCLLRLVLAPHADPEQIQQRVTAWWGEHVALEFVTFNDLKRVGWRSKFRHLVNTPVAEELGS, encoded by the coding sequence ATGAGCAAGGCTCTAATTAGTTATGTGCTCTACCCGCTGGTAGAGCGGCAGCAAAAGCGCAACATTTTGCCAAAGCTGGCTCAGCTTAGGGCGTTCTCGGCGCTCTCGCGGGAGGCGCGATCGCAAGCCATTCAGCAGCGCCTAGCCGAGATGGTAGCCGCTGCTGCTGCAACAGTGCCCTACTACCGCGACCTGTTCCAAGCGATTGGCTTTGACCCGGAGCGGCTGGCTAAAGATAGCGCCTACTTCCAAGACATTCCCTACTTGACCAAAGACATCATCCGCGAGCAGGGAGAGCGGCTGCTGAGCGAGAGCTGCGATCGCACTGGGCTCCACGTCCGTAAAACAGGCGGATCCACCGGCCCCTCCACCCTGATTTATTACGATGACGAGGCCCTTGACTGGACGGCTGCTGCCAACCTGTTTGTGCTGGAGTGGACCGGCAAAAAGCGCTACACCAAGGAAGCCCACTTTTCCTCAGAGTTTCCGGAGGAGATTCCCTGGCGCGATCGCCTCCGTGAATCGATTAAGTGCATCACCCTAAACCGGGTCAACATTCGCACTGCTGATTTCGATGATGCTTCTCTAGAGAACATTTTGCGACAGCTTCAGCGAACCCGGCCCTACAGCGTGCAGGGGCACCCTTCTACTCTCTACACCCTGGCCCTTTACGCCAAGCGCCACTTTGCGACCCCTCAATCCCTGTTTAAAGTCTTTGAGTCCACGGGCGAAGTTTTGGATGGCAAGCAGCGAGATGCGATCGCAGACGTGTTCAAGTGCCAGATTTTTGATCGCTATGGCAATGCTGAGTTTGGCGTCGTAGCCCACTCTGAATTTCCCCAGTCGAGCCACCTCAAAGTTCTAGACTTCATGGTCTGGAGCGAAGCCGTAGCTGCCGACACCCAAAACGAGATCGTCTTTACTGGGTTGAGGAACGCCGCCATGCCGCTGCTGCGCTATAAAACCGGCGACTTGGGCGATCTGGTGCGGGTCGATGGTGAGTTTTACATCACCAATATTGCCGGTCGCATTCACGATATGGTGCGGCTGGGCAATCGCCAGTACCCGACCCACTACCTGCAGGATTTGCTGGATCGGTTGGGGGGTATTGATGAGTTTCAGCTAGAGCAGGTAGGCCCAGAGCGTTGCCTGCTACGGCTCGTGCTGGCCCCCCATGCCGATCCAGAGCAGATTCAGCAGCGAGTCACGGCCTGGTGGGGAGAGCACGTCGCGCTTGAATTCGTCACCTTCAACGACCTAAAGCGGGTGGGCTGGCGCTCTAAGTTCCGCCATTTGGTGAATACGCCTGTAGCAGAAGAGCTAGGGTCTTAA
- a CDS encoding glycosyltransferase, producing the protein MNILFNTYPVAFDCPGGGEIQLLKSKEALEALGENVIPYDPWQPQFDQAQAVHFFSVMGGSSVFCNYVKHNRQLPLAISPILWITKETYGAGLYPVDEIRHLLHLADVLLPNSQIEAVNLAQVFGVPIEKFHPVVNGIDNFFFQEGISPDLFRQKFGIEGPFLLNVGNIEPRKNQRRLVQAVRDLGIDLVVLGNIRDRDYFNRCLEESQGCMKYLGYVPHRSELLLSAYYACELFVLPSTLETPGLSALEAAAAGAKIVLTEEGCTREYFGDFVEYVDPMSVESIRAGVEAQLGAARPVGLKEHVATHYTWRRAAEQLQEAYSRIV; encoded by the coding sequence ATGAATATCCTGTTTAATACCTATCCTGTTGCCTTTGACTGTCCGGGAGGCGGCGAGATTCAACTCCTGAAGTCAAAAGAGGCGCTGGAGGCTCTGGGGGAAAACGTGATTCCCTACGACCCTTGGCAGCCTCAGTTTGATCAGGCCCAAGCCGTCCATTTCTTTTCGGTCATGGGCGGATCGTCTGTGTTTTGCAACTATGTCAAGCACAATCGCCAGCTGCCGCTGGCGATTTCCCCCATTCTCTGGATCACCAAAGAGACTTACGGAGCGGGCCTGTACCCAGTGGATGAAATTCGGCATTTGCTGCACTTGGCCGACGTACTGCTGCCCAACTCTCAAATTGAGGCGGTGAATCTGGCTCAGGTGTTTGGGGTGCCGATAGAGAAGTTTCATCCGGTGGTAAACGGGATCGACAACTTTTTCTTTCAGGAAGGCATTTCGCCAGACCTGTTTCGTCAGAAATTTGGCATTGAGGGGCCGTTTTTGCTGAATGTCGGCAATATTGAGCCGCGCAAAAACCAGCGGCGTCTGGTGCAGGCGGTGCGAGATCTGGGCATCGATCTGGTGGTGCTGGGCAATATTCGTGATCGAGACTACTTCAATCGCTGCCTGGAGGAAAGCCAGGGGTGTATGAAGTATCTTGGGTATGTTCCTCACCGGAGTGAGCTGCTGCTGTCTGCCTATTACGCCTGTGAGCTGTTTGTTCTGCCGAGCACTCTGGAAACGCCGGGGCTATCTGCCCTAGAGGCCGCAGCGGCGGGGGCCAAGATTGTGCTGACCGAGGAGGGCTGCACGCGCGAATATTTTGGTGACTTTGTGGAGTATGTTGATCCGATGTCGGTGGAGAGCATTCGAGCGGGGGTTGAGGCTCAGCTTGGGGCGGCTCGGCCGGTTGGCTTGAAGGAGCACGTCGCGACCCATTACACTTGGCGGCGGGCGGCGGAGCAGCTGCAAGAAGCCTATTCGCGAATTGTCTAG
- a CDS encoding glycosyltransferase gives MVSNNIHIGDAIGNFILYFYDLLQRNKVPCRLYYSGAYSPELEGKVYPISELYQEIEPTDLLIVNFSIFLPELEALSQLSCYKTAIFYGITPPKFLEAYQPELADHCLKGYQQGHLLDAFDQYGAISESAARALQKIVRKPLKLEEIQIIPPLVDFQKWSVVEAEAIADLSCDRFLLYVGRVVPHKRVEDLIKLFAAYSKLDEAAHLVVIGSTDFAVYKDFLDRILAADYPFLKDKIHFLGMISDGQLKTAYQSASALVMMSEHEGFCIPLVEAMHFRVPVFAYGQEAVRETLGRSGKVFYEKAFDSLAQDVYEVLSDPQKQQLILNRQTQRLQAMQADANGSAIWKFLEAPLVFEDEYPV, from the coding sequence ATGGTTTCAAATAATATTCATATTGGCGATGCCATTGGCAACTTTATTCTTTACTTTTACGATCTGCTACAGAGAAATAAAGTGCCCTGCCGCCTTTACTATTCTGGAGCCTATAGCCCGGAGCTAGAGGGGAAGGTTTATCCAATTTCTGAGCTGTATCAAGAGATAGAACCTACAGATCTTCTTATCGTCAACTTCTCTATTTTTTTGCCAGAGCTGGAGGCGCTATCGCAGCTTAGCTGCTACAAGACGGCTATTTTTTACGGCATTACGCCGCCCAAGTTTCTAGAGGCATATCAGCCCGAACTAGCCGATCACTGCTTGAAGGGGTATCAGCAGGGGCACTTGTTAGATGCCTTTGATCAGTATGGCGCAATCTCTGAATCGGCAGCGAGAGCGCTGCAAAAAATTGTTCGCAAGCCCCTCAAGCTAGAGGAAATTCAGATTATTCCACCGCTGGTGGATTTTCAGAAGTGGAGTGTGGTGGAAGCGGAAGCGATCGCAGATTTGAGTTGCGATCGCTTCCTGCTCTACGTAGGCAGAGTCGTACCTCACAAACGAGTGGAAGATCTAATTAAGCTCTTTGCTGCCTACTCTAAACTGGATGAAGCAGCCCATCTAGTTGTTATTGGCTCGACCGACTTTGCTGTGTACAAAGACTTTCTAGATCGCATTCTTGCCGCAGATTATCCGTTTCTAAAAGACAAAATTCACTTCTTGGGCATGATTAGCGATGGTCAGCTCAAAACTGCCTATCAGTCTGCTAGCGCTCTAGTGATGATGAGTGAGCATGAGGGCTTTTGCATTCCCCTGGTAGAGGCAATGCATTTTCGGGTACCCGTTTTCGCCTATGGTCAAGAGGCCGTTCGTGAGACATTGGGACGATCGGGCAAAGTTTTCTATGAGAAGGCGTTTGATAGCCTGGCCCAGGATGTGTACGAGGTCTTGTCAGATCCTCAAAAGCAGCAGCTGATTTTGAACCGGCAGACTCAACGCCTGCAGGCAATGCAGGCTGACGCCAACGGTTCAGCCATCTGGAAATTTTTAGAAGCGCCCCTGGTATTTGAAGATGAATATCCTGTTTAA
- a CDS encoding glycosyltransferase, whose protein sequence is MGSRQLPSSIIVLSTADWTQSGWTNNQHMAHELARQGFRVLYVESQGLRSPTASARDIKRIFRRLRKGLRLVRRVEPQVWAYSPLVLPFYHNPWIRRLNWSVLGGIVRLLSRLLRLQNPILWIYNPLAHELMGTLGESLTVYHCVDDLATVPGIDAKLVVPAELETVNKADVVFTTSPSLQARLAAIAPQKTHYFPNVADYGHFSKAQTPGKIPEDLATIAAPRIGFVGTIKDYKIDFDLIEQIAQARPEWAWVLIGAFEVAAPEALRERFSGLNVHFLGERPYGMLPDYLRGFDVVTLPCLLNDYTRSMFPMKFFEYLAAGKPIVATPLPALESYQGLHEVCSTSGKFISAIEEILVGESALKKQAMIAAAQENTWEGRCRGMLERLQGVWDNR, encoded by the coding sequence GTGGGCAGTCGGCAATTACCCAGCAGCATTATTGTGCTGTCAACGGCAGACTGGACTCAGTCGGGCTGGACAAACAATCAGCATATGGCCCATGAATTGGCGCGTCAGGGCTTTCGGGTGCTCTATGTGGAGTCTCAGGGACTGAGAAGCCCAACGGCGTCGGCCAGAGATATTAAGCGAATTTTTCGCCGGTTGAGAAAAGGGCTGCGGCTGGTTCGCCGGGTAGAGCCTCAGGTTTGGGCATACTCGCCTCTGGTGCTGCCCTTTTACCACAACCCCTGGATTCGTCGGTTGAACTGGTCTGTTTTGGGCGGCATCGTGCGGCTTCTGTCGAGGCTGCTGCGGCTGCAAAATCCGATCCTTTGGATTTATAACCCGCTAGCCCATGAACTGATGGGCACGTTGGGAGAGTCTTTAACCGTTTACCACTGCGTCGATGATCTGGCTACGGTCCCCGGGATCGATGCCAAGCTGGTGGTACCGGCAGAACTGGAGACGGTAAATAAGGCTGACGTTGTGTTTACCACCAGTCCCTCTCTACAGGCAAGGCTGGCTGCGATCGCACCTCAAAAAACCCACTACTTTCCCAACGTGGCTGACTATGGGCACTTTTCAAAGGCGCAAACCCCAGGAAAAATCCCTGAGGACTTAGCGACCATTGCCGCGCCCCGAATTGGCTTTGTTGGCACCATTAAAGACTACAAGATCGACTTTGACCTAATTGAGCAAATTGCCCAAGCTCGACCGGAGTGGGCTTGGGTTTTGATTGGGGCCTTTGAAGTGGCTGCCCCGGAGGCTCTGCGGGAACGATTTAGCGGTTTGAATGTTCATTTTTTAGGGGAGCGTCCCTATGGGATGCTCCCAGACTACCTGCGGGGCTTTGATGTGGTGACACTGCCCTGCCTGCTAAACGACTATACGCGCTCGATGTTTCCCATGAAATTCTTTGAGTATTTAGCGGCGGGCAAGCCGATTGTGGCAACTCCGCTGCCTGCCCTGGAGAGCTATCAAGGGCTGCATGAGGTCTGTTCTACCTCCGGAAAATTCATTAGCGCGATTGAAGAAATTTTGGTTGGAGAGTCTGCCTTAAAAAAACAGGCTATGATAGCTGCCGCCCAAGAAAACACTTGGGAAGGAAGATGCCGGGGGATGTTAGAACGACTGCAGGGAGTCTGGGACAACCGATGA
- a CDS encoding polysaccharide deacetylase family protein, which produces MPINLIGRQEDIELVSIVEAALIRSFSVAGVQRLNYVATEQVDGCYLFVNPQDEQAGLIEQLLAKRTKIILLGSLGVALGRTLGLEVEALEAGDFQDYLSLIETDTFDQSQLSIHYVSDSPILARLKARSRPLLRYDFTDEWNTLGFGGIQKGPSPWSICQKVRAITASSLAQLTNQIGQTFGLYASLTSFETSEVLWFNRQVGPVDSWEWAIVEDFYSHYRSDELPCIPHLREIPSGYQGAVTMRLDCDQAIATSRPLFELYRDAGLPFSLAVVTGLPPQVEDMALLRDVIAAGGSVVSHSVTHPPNWGADHAQALQEAQDSKRWLEQHLPEVGSVRYAVSPFHQNPPYAVQALTDAGYQGFVGGIIHNDPEYLIGRAGRVPFCEPPIVSHSQQCMLHGDCYHRYGNSVDPYLESFSNHLKAGNIFGYLDHPFSATYQYGWLSETERLAAHAELIRFIQSHEDIWFPNLVQCLDFVRKRDQVQISVEADQLQVRCDPKGIPGDLPTISVGWRGETIDLGI; this is translated from the coding sequence GTGCCAATCAACCTTATAGGCCGCCAAGAGGATATAGAGCTGGTTTCTATTGTGGAAGCTGCTTTGATTCGATCTTTTTCTGTGGCCGGGGTGCAGCGGCTAAATTATGTTGCTACAGAGCAAGTTGACGGCTGCTACTTGTTTGTAAACCCGCAAGACGAGCAGGCTGGCCTGATTGAACAGCTGCTAGCAAAACGGACCAAGATCATCCTGTTGGGCTCCTTAGGAGTAGCCCTAGGTAGAACTCTTGGATTGGAAGTTGAAGCGCTAGAAGCTGGAGATTTCCAGGACTATCTGTCCTTAATTGAAACAGATACATTCGATCAGTCTCAGTTGTCCATTCATTACGTTTCAGATTCACCTATTTTGGCTCGGTTGAAGGCCCGGAGCCGGCCTTTACTACGCTATGACTTTACGGACGAATGGAACACTTTGGGCTTTGGAGGTATTCAAAAGGGGCCTAGCCCTTGGTCAATTTGCCAGAAAGTCAGGGCAATAACGGCCAGCTCGCTCGCTCAGCTAACCAATCAGATCGGGCAAACTTTTGGCCTCTATGCGTCTTTAACCTCCTTTGAGACCTCGGAGGTTTTGTGGTTCAACCGCCAAGTGGGTCCAGTAGACAGTTGGGAATGGGCAATTGTAGAGGACTTCTACAGCCACTATCGCTCTGATGAGCTTCCCTGCATTCCTCACCTCAGGGAAATTCCGTCGGGGTATCAGGGGGCTGTCACGATGCGGCTGGACTGTGATCAAGCGATCGCAACTTCCCGGCCCCTGTTTGAACTTTACAGAGATGCGGGGCTGCCCTTCTCCCTAGCCGTGGTCACTGGGTTGCCGCCTCAAGTAGAAGACATGGCCCTGCTGCGAGACGTGATTGCCGCAGGTGGATCGGTCGTGTCTCACTCAGTTACCCATCCGCCTAACTGGGGTGCTGACCATGCCCAGGCACTGCAGGAAGCACAAGACTCAAAGCGCTGGCTGGAGCAACATCTGCCTGAAGTCGGCTCAGTTCGCTATGCGGTGTCTCCCTTTCACCAAAATCCACCCTACGCAGTCCAGGCCCTTACTGATGCGGGGTATCAGGGCTTTGTGGGGGGCATTATCCACAACGATCCGGAGTATTTGATTGGGCGGGCCGGCCGAGTGCCTTTTTGTGAGCCACCGATTGTTTCCCACAGCCAGCAGTGTATGCTGCACGGGGACTGCTACCATCGCTACGGCAATTCAGTAGACCCCTACCTGGAGAGTTTTAGTAATCACCTGAAAGCGGGCAACATTTTTGGATACTTAGATCACCCGTTTTCGGCAACCTACCAGTACGGCTGGTTGAGTGAGACTGAGCGCTTAGCAGCCCATGCTGAGCTGATCCGGTTCATTCAGTCTCACGAGGATATTTGGTTCCCAAATCTGGTGCAGTGCCTTGATTTTGTCCGTAAGCGGGACCAGGTTCAGATATCTGTCGAAGCTGACCAGCTTCAGGTGCGCTGCGATCCTAAAGGCATTCCGGGCGACCTTCCTACAATTTCTGTTGGCTGGCGGGGGGAGACTATCGACCTCGGCATTTAG
- a CDS encoding SDR family NAD(P)-dependent oxidoreductase — MSSRKLIITGGSRGIGFEIVRGALKDGYQVVVVGKNKISLDQAKTDLEDFGAVSTCEVDLSNRDSVLSFCEAVNDPVYGLINNAGICKVRRIDENQSLDEWDEILATNLAAPYLLTANLLSKIQDGGRIINISSQLGKEGRRGYGAYCASKFGLIGLTKCWAKELGHRRITVNAVCPGWVDTEMSRVDSQRIADEKGVSLENYLQEITSPLELGRLSSPSEVAGLIRFLLSEDAAGISGRDWLMHTIWNQE, encoded by the coding sequence ATGAGCAGCCGAAAGCTAATTATTACGGGAGGCAGCAGAGGGATTGGATTTGAGATCGTAAGGGGCGCACTAAAAGACGGTTATCAAGTTGTCGTTGTGGGTAAAAATAAAATTAGCCTAGACCAGGCTAAAACTGATTTAGAAGATTTTGGTGCTGTTTCAACCTGTGAAGTTGACCTATCCAATAGGGACTCTGTCCTCTCCTTTTGTGAGGCTGTTAATGATCCCGTTTACGGATTGATTAATAATGCCGGTATTTGTAAGGTTAGACGAATTGACGAGAATCAGAGCCTAGATGAGTGGGATGAGATATTGGCAACTAATCTTGCTGCTCCTTATTTATTAACTGCTAATCTGCTCAGCAAAATTCAGGATGGCGGCAGAATTATCAACATTTCTTCTCAGCTTGGCAAAGAGGGTAGGAGAGGCTACGGTGCTTACTGTGCATCAAAGTTTGGGCTGATTGGCTTGACCAAGTGTTGGGCTAAAGAGTTGGGCCACCGCAGAATCACAGTGAATGCTGTTTGCCCTGGCTGGGTAGATACTGAGATGTCCAGGGTCGACTCTCAGAGAATTGCAGATGAGAAGGGTGTGAGTCTTGAGAATTACCTGCAGGAAATTACGAGCCCTCTGGAGTTAGGCAGGCTGTCATCCCCTTCTGAGGTGGCTGGCCTTATTCGTTTCCTGTTGTCGGAGGATGCAGCTGGCATTTCAGGTCGAGATTGGTTAATGCATACAATCTGGAACCAGGAATGA
- a CDS encoding iron-containing alcohol dehydrogenase, translating to MADFFQDFKFEKKSQVKIYYPQKQELADFLARLNLFSQESANILITDENLAALHLDFVLDCLANLGIKVFPIVVPASEDSKSLETYGECISKILNIGIDKYSSIVSFGGGVVNNLAGFIASTLYRGIQLVHIPTTLLSQADAAVDVKQAINSTFAKNSIGSYYPPTAVIICVDFLNTLPERFLIDGFAEVIKHALCQDYSFYQELLTQDPFAWDPARMNSVIRKSVSLKLDIMSEYESSANDPFLYNEAIKQYGHALGHAIEHASENEMLHGEAIAIGMAFSAFAANKLGLCSEELLSQHVSVLKHYRLPFTVPAELEADKIIYHVKYDKHYYDGKVSLGLLTRVGEPHREGDSYFSRVRIQDFASLLDDYKNYPL from the coding sequence ATGGCTGACTTTTTTCAGGATTTTAAGTTTGAAAAAAAATCTCAGGTAAAAATTTATTATCCTCAGAAGCAGGAACTAGCTGATTTTCTAGCTAGACTCAATCTCTTCAGTCAAGAGTCGGCCAACATTCTCATTACAGACGAGAACCTTGCTGCTCTGCATCTAGACTTTGTGCTCGATTGCTTAGCGAATCTGGGCATCAAAGTATTCCCGATCGTAGTTCCAGCGAGTGAAGATTCAAAGAGTTTAGAAACTTACGGCGAGTGTATTTCTAAAATTCTTAACATCGGCATTGATAAATACTCCAGCATCGTTAGCTTTGGTGGCGGAGTCGTCAACAATTTAGCTGGCTTTATTGCCTCTACACTCTACCGAGGAATTCAGCTCGTTCATATTCCTACTACCCTGCTTTCCCAAGCAGATGCAGCGGTAGACGTTAAGCAAGCTATTAACTCCACTTTTGCTAAAAATTCCATAGGCTCCTACTACCCCCCAACGGCAGTCATTATTTGTGTTGACTTTCTAAACACCCTGCCAGAGCGGTTTTTGATCGATGGTTTTGCAGAGGTTATTAAGCATGCCCTCTGCCAAGACTATTCCTTTTATCAAGAACTGCTCACTCAAGACCCGTTTGCTTGGGATCCGGCAAGAATGAACAGCGTTATCCGCAAAAGTGTCTCACTGAAGCTGGATATTATGTCGGAGTATGAGTCATCCGCTAACGATCCTTTCCTTTACAACGAAGCGATCAAGCAGTACGGTCACGCTTTGGGGCATGCGATAGAACATGCTAGCGAGAATGAGATGCTGCACGGGGAAGCCATTGCTATCGGTATGGCATTTTCAGCCTTTGCGGCAAACAAATTAGGTCTATGCAGTGAAGAGTTACTCAGTCAGCACGTTAGTGTCTTAAAGCACTACCGATTGCCGTTCACAGTTCCTGCTGAGCTGGAGGCTGATAAAATTATTTACCATGTCAAGTACGATAAGCACTACTATGACGGCAAGGTATCCTTAGGGTTATTGACCCGGGTTGGAGAACCCCATCGAGAGGGGGACTCTTACTTCTCCAGAGTTCGCATTCAGGACTTTGCATCCCTTCTTGATGACTACAAGAATTATCCTTTATGA
- a CDS encoding DUF5672 family protein, producing the protein MSTDLRVAVVLPLYKPDFNEYEKISFLLADHVLANHTRVIVKPHSLNLKFSGWTLFSFDDWFFRSHNNYSQLLLDIDFYTQFKDFDYILIYQLDSLVLSDRLLEWCQKQYDYIGPLWDRNEIEFWENVTWNYVDFGCGNGGFSLRKVSSCIEALRGAIAEAQRALGKDTSLCSFGDMIQRYSSLLHKGKVFSNNEDMFWGFWANRFKGDFKLGSLEDSLAFGFEYNPEKCLTMNHGELPFGAHAWFKFKESREFWLRLLNERFDLEQLIKEFDGKRFRNG; encoded by the coding sequence ATGTCAACAGATCTGCGAGTTGCAGTGGTTCTGCCTCTATACAAACCAGATTTTAATGAATACGAGAAGATTTCCTTCCTGCTAGCAGATCATGTCTTAGCTAACCATACGAGAGTTATCGTCAAACCACATTCCTTAAACCTGAAATTTTCCGGTTGGACCTTGTTCTCATTCGATGATTGGTTCTTCCGCTCTCATAACAACTACAGTCAGCTTCTACTTGACATTGATTTTTACACTCAGTTTAAAGATTTTGATTATATTTTGATTTATCAGTTGGACTCTCTAGTTCTTTCAGATCGCCTGCTTGAGTGGTGCCAGAAGCAGTACGACTACATTGGTCCTTTGTGGGATAGGAATGAAATAGAGTTCTGGGAAAATGTAACCTGGAACTACGTCGATTTTGGGTGTGGTAACGGTGGTTTTTCTCTGCGCAAGGTTTCCTCCTGCATTGAAGCTTTGAGAGGTGCGATCGCAGAGGCCCAGCGGGCACTTGGCAAAGATACTTCACTTTGCTCGTTTGGTGATATGATCCAGCGGTACTCTAGCCTTTTACATAAAGGTAAAGTTTTTAGCAATAATGAGGATATGTTCTGGGGATTTTGGGCCAATCGCTTTAAGGGTGACTTTAAGCTGGGCTCCCTTGAAGACTCCCTCGCTTTTGGGTTTGAGTACAACCCTGAGAAATGCTTGACGATGAATCATGGGGAACTACCATTCGGGGCTCATGCCTGGTTCAAATTCAAAGAGTCCAGAGAGTTTTGGCTTCGGCTTCTCAATGAAAGATTTGACCTCGAACAGTTGATTAAGGAATTTGACGGAAAGAGGTTCAGAAATGGCTGA